One region of Streptococcus salivarius genomic DNA includes:
- a CDS encoding cystathionine gamma-synthase — protein sequence MTQEYQLETILAHAGINSDEATGALASPIHFSTTYQHPEFGHSTGFDYTRTKNPTRATVEKTLAAIEKADYAIATSSGMSAIVLAFEIFPVGSKVVAARDLYGGSFRWFNDKEKEGRFFFEYTNTEDEMIAAITDDTDIVYIETPTNPLMIEFDIEKVAKIAHDKGAVVIVDNTFYSPIYQTPITQGADIVVHSATKYLSGHNDVLAGVVVTSNQEFYDKLYYNLNTTGPTLSPFDSYMLMRGLKTLKLRMEASTANAQEVVAFLEKSPAVKEVLYPGKGGMISFKVADQDKIPTIINSLKVFTFAESLGGVESLITYPTTQTHADIPSDVRASYGLTDDLLRLSIGIEAAQDLIADLENALSL from the coding sequence ATGACACAAGAATATCAATTAGAAACCATTTTGGCACACGCAGGAATCAATTCGGATGAAGCAACAGGAGCCTTGGCTTCACCGATTCATTTTTCAACAACCTACCAACATCCAGAATTTGGCCATTCTACTGGTTTTGACTATACACGAACTAAAAATCCAACACGCGCAACAGTGGAAAAAACACTTGCAGCTATTGAAAAAGCAGATTATGCTATTGCGACAAGTTCAGGGATGAGCGCCATTGTTTTGGCCTTTGAAATTTTCCCAGTAGGTAGCAAGGTTGTAGCTGCGCGTGACCTTTACGGAGGCTCTTTCCGTTGGTTTAATGACAAGGAAAAAGAAGGTCGCTTCTTTTTTGAATACACTAATACCGAAGACGAGATGATTGCGGCCATCACTGATGATACTGATATTGTCTACATCGAAACACCAACAAATCCACTTATGATTGAGTTTGATATTGAAAAAGTGGCAAAAATTGCTCATGATAAGGGTGCAGTGGTTATTGTTGATAATACTTTCTATAGCCCAATCTATCAAACACCGATTACTCAAGGTGCTGATATCGTTGTACATTCAGCTACTAAATACCTATCAGGTCATAATGATGTTTTGGCTGGTGTTGTTGTGACTAGCAACCAAGAATTTTACGATAAACTTTATTATAACCTCAATACTACGGGTCCTACCTTATCACCATTTGATAGCTATATGCTCATGCGTGGTCTTAAGACCTTAAAACTTCGTATGGAGGCATCGACAGCTAATGCTCAAGAAGTTGTAGCTTTCTTAGAAAAGTCACCGGCTGTTAAGGAAGTTCTCTATCCAGGCAAGGGTGGGATGATTTCCTTCAAAGTGGCTGATCAAGACAAGATTCCAACCATTATCAATTCTCTAAAGGTCTTTACCTTTGCGGAGAGCCTAGGTGGTGTCGAAAGCTTGATTACCTACCCAACGACACAAACCCACGCAGATATTCCAAGTGATGTACGTGCTTCCTATGGTTTGACAGACGACTTGCTTCGTCTTTCAATTGGTATTGAAGCAGCACAAGATTTGATTGCTGACTTGGAAAATGCCCTTAGTCTTTAA
- a CDS encoding MalY/PatB family protein, whose protein sequence is MTRYDFTTQPNRLNQNTMKWHEAESNPELLELWVADMDFLPVPEIRDAVINYAETHIFGYPYPSDELYQSIINWEKNQHGYVVDKESIVLIEGVVPAISTAIQAFTKEGDAVLINTPVYPPFARSVRLNNRQLIENSLVKVNGHFEIDFEQLERDIVDNEVKLYVFCSPHNPGGRVWTKEELTKVADLCQKHGVLLVSDEIHQDLALYGNKHISMNTISDAYKDFTLVLSSATKTFNIAGTKNSFTIIENEALRKAFKQKQLANNQHEIPTIGLITTQAALTYGQPWLEELKTVFETNIDLLTKELSEKTNIKVMKPEGTYLVWLDFSAYDQDHNELGRLLKEEAKVVLNDGITFGSEGEKHFRFNVATPTTVVAEGVKRLVSVFGK, encoded by the coding sequence ATGACACGTTATGATTTTACAACACAACCAAATCGCTTGAATCAAAACACCATGAAATGGCACGAAGCTGAAAGTAATCCAGAACTCCTTGAGCTTTGGGTTGCTGATATGGACTTCCTACCTGTTCCTGAGATTAGGGATGCAGTCATCAACTATGCTGAGACACATATTTTTGGTTATCCTTATCCAAGTGATGAGCTTTATCAGTCCATTATTAATTGGGAAAAAAATCAACATGGTTATGTCGTTGATAAAGAGAGTATTGTGCTTATTGAAGGTGTTGTCCCAGCCATTTCAACAGCTATTCAAGCCTTTACGAAAGAAGGCGATGCTGTTCTCATCAATACACCAGTTTATCCGCCTTTTGCTCGTTCTGTCCGTTTGAATAATCGTCAGTTGATTGAGAATAGTCTTGTTAAGGTTAATGGGCATTTTGAAATTGATTTTGAACAATTGGAACGTGATATCGTCGATAATGAGGTTAAACTTTATGTTTTCTGTAGCCCACATAACCCAGGTGGGCGTGTCTGGACTAAGGAAGAATTGACCAAGGTGGCAGACCTCTGCCAAAAACATGGTGTCCTTTTAGTATCTGATGAAATCCACCAAGATTTAGCCTTATATGGGAATAAGCATATCTCTATGAATACCATTTCAGATGCTTACAAGGACTTTACCTTGGTGCTTAGTTCGGCCACTAAAACCTTTAATATTGCTGGTACTAAAAATAGTTTTACTATCATTGAAAATGAAGCCTTACGTAAAGCCTTTAAACAAAAGCAATTGGCAAATAATCAACATGAAATTCCAACCATTGGTTTGATTACAACGCAAGCAGCTTTGACCTATGGGCAACCTTGGTTAGAGGAATTGAAGACTGTCTTTGAAACTAATATTGACCTTTTAACCAAGGAACTTAGTGAAAAGACTAATATCAAAGTCATGAAACCTGAGGGAACCTACTTGGTATGGCTTGATTTTTCAGCCTATGATCAAGATCATAATGAACTTGGACGCTTGCTTAAAGAAGAAGCCAAGGTAGTGCTAAATGACGGTATTACCTTTGGTTCCGAAGGAGAAAAACATTTCCGTTTTAACGTAGCTACACCGACTACTGTTGTTGCAGAAGGGGTGAAACGTCTCGTTTCTGTCTTTGGAAAATAA
- a CDS encoding GH32 C-terminal domain-containing protein, whose translation MSQTFHLASHKGWSNDLQTIVWNQEKNYYDIYFLHSVDGATDPFGPNGQDWTHTTTKDFITYSKQETAIPAKGGDSKEGWHSAWTGSVVTDSQGISGIQNEEPVAYFTGLMDDGSQAIYASESNDKGASFTKALKDGKPLLTKEHSYNGKDFRDPYVFHFKDKLLMYVAEGDALGVYQSQDGINWTKADSKGDSKILPETFFKGRNWQDNAPIECPILKTMTTTDGQEKQVLFFGAKDTASGETTGTYYTVGHLDGNGLFIVDTETKRLDQGSDYYGANFTGSDRIEESNHNLISLGWVGNWNYFTSGIHSDQEAKSDFLKTIGFYATPRKLQLDKDGIIQSAPLYKNEQLTLKNQNGNISSQRPLTSDNRKPWIDKSHNQNANGLLDLAGKNSAGYYQLHFSNIKKDGGYIYIDIWQGSDYVKIGYQITGSTYQVSAYAAELNNSMDGSQTASSYYYDGLLGNGQGYQADSRYKETDNITITLITDNRSLEIFFPNGQTYTLARFNTSGKQDVKVFSTQKDLLLNLKIYDVHS comes from the coding sequence ATGAGTCAAACCTTTCATCTAGCATCTCATAAAGGATGGTCTAACGACCTACAGACTATCGTGTGGAATCAAGAAAAAAATTACTATGATATCTATTTTCTACACTCTGTGGATGGGGCTACTGATCCTTTTGGACCCAACGGTCAAGATTGGACACATACAACGACTAAAGATTTTATCACCTATAGTAAACAAGAGACTGCTATACCAGCAAAGGGTGGTGACTCTAAAGAAGGATGGCATTCTGCTTGGACAGGGAGTGTAGTCACAGATAGTCAGGGGATTTCTGGTATCCAAAACGAAGAACCTGTCGCCTATTTTACTGGACTCATGGATGATGGAAGCCAGGCAATCTATGCTAGTGAGTCAAACGACAAGGGAGCTAGCTTTACTAAAGCTTTAAAAGATGGTAAACCTTTATTGACAAAGGAACACTCCTATAACGGTAAAGATTTCCGCGATCCTTATGTCTTCCACTTCAAAGACAAATTACTCATGTATGTCGCTGAAGGTGACGCCTTAGGTGTTTATCAATCTCAAGATGGTATCAACTGGACCAAAGCAGATAGCAAGGGAGACTCCAAAATCCTACCCGAAACATTTTTTAAGGGGCGTAACTGGCAGGACAACGCTCCTATCGAGTGTCCCATTCTCAAAACAATGACAACAACTGACGGTCAGGAAAAGCAAGTTCTCTTTTTTGGAGCTAAGGATACAGCTTCAGGCGAAACAACTGGAACCTACTATACTGTAGGGCATTTAGATGGTAACGGCTTATTTATTGTAGATACAGAAACAAAACGCTTAGATCAAGGCTCAGACTATTATGGCGCTAACTTCACTGGAAGCGATCGAATTGAAGAAAGCAACCATAACCTTATCAGTCTTGGCTGGGTTGGTAATTGGAACTACTTCACGTCAGGCATTCACAGTGACCAAGAGGCCAAGAGTGATTTTCTAAAAACTATCGGATTTTACGCTACACCCAGAAAGCTACAACTGGATAAAGACGGTATTATTCAGTCCGCCCCCCTCTATAAAAATGAACAATTAACCCTCAAAAATCAAAACGGCAACATTTCGAGTCAAAGGCCACTCACCAGTGACAATAGAAAACCTTGGATTGATAAAAGTCACAATCAGAATGCTAATGGCCTTCTTGATCTTGCTGGAAAAAATAGTGCAGGATATTACCAACTGCATTTTTCAAATATTAAGAAAGATGGAGGCTATATCTACATTGATATCTGGCAAGGCTCTGATTACGTTAAAATCGGCTACCAAATAACAGGTAGTACCTATCAGGTCTCTGCTTATGCTGCTGAACTGAACAACAGCATGGATGGTAGCCAAACTGCCTCTTCTTACTATTACGATGGACTCTTGGGAAATGGTCAAGGTTATCAAGCTGACAGTCGCTATAAGGAAACTGATAATATTACTATAACGCTTATTACAGACAATCGTAGCTTGGAAATCTTCTTTCCAAATGGCCAAACCTACACTCTAGCTAGGTTTAATACTTCTGGCAAACAGGATGTCAAGGTCTTCTCCACTCAGAAAGACCTTCTACTAAACTTGAAAATCTACGATGTGCACTCATAA
- a CDS encoding glycoside hydrolase family 68 protein — translation MDSTVNSQSNTVAPKQAECKKMRYSIRKVATVGATSALVGTLAFLGATQVKADQVTETAPAVATATATPETSTASLTVASETATSVATSEAVESSVAHSEVATTPVTETQPSNTTPSVVEEKASSTVVTSSSDATTPSSTVAAVSAPAHTSEAAVEAPTSTASSETADTHTEVALKPTENSAANANLSKLNGRIKSIVEDNMTSDQIVALTEEEIKALNKVDFSDDAIKGTGTSLTYRNLKDIVASFLKQDSKLAVPYFKADTIINMPAFNTVDAQTMKKEEIDVWDSWPVQDAKSGVVSNWNGYQLVISMAGAPNKNSNHIYLLYRKYGDNDFTHWKNAGPIFGYNALEDDQQWSGSATVNSDGSIQLYYTKNDTSGGKLNWQQLASATLNLAVENDEVVIKSVENDHILFGGDNYHYQSYPKFMSTFDDDHNHDGNPDRTDNYCLRDPHIIEDNGSRYLIFESNTGDENYQGEKQIYKWSNYGGDDAFNLKSFLNIVNNKHLYNLASWANGSIGILKLDDNEKNPSVAELYTPLVTSHMVTDEVERPSVVKMGGKYYLFTASRINKSTDAEGTVAAREAVGDDVVMLGFVSDSLRGKYRPLNGSGVVLTASVPADWRTSTYSYYAVPVEGSSDTLLVTSYMTNRGGIAGAENKSTWAPSFLIKMNEDDTTEVLPKMTNQGDWIWDKSSESLVHVADQNSAKLPNEDYNVDYYAVSDYGLKPHTYPTVDGSPGVSEARGVLTVTVKDGEDKKSDKSETPVNPTEGNHSVDDKSNKPDTPSKPADNNQPSTNKEDKPATPTNPDSPVRNPFPCFTDRPSNDNNSSDDHHVEVPAKPSTESSVGDRRPVAQATEIASPVPEAIVATGPTVSTTPVKEESVTETEAPKPAKSEEEVQSHGVAKADEVTKSDESSKDNNTKVAAKLATTPKTPSDSEGSKSNILSILATIFAAIASLALLGYGLVTGKIHLPKK, via the coding sequence ATGGATAGTACAGTTAATTCACAGTCAAATACAGTAGCACCAAAGCAAGCAGAGTGCAAAAAGATGCGTTATAGCATCCGTAAGGTTGCCACAGTAGGGGCAACATCAGCGCTCGTTGGTACCTTGGCATTTTTGGGTGCCACTCAGGTAAAAGCTGATCAAGTTACAGAAACAGCACCAGCGGTAGCTACTGCGACAGCAACACCAGAAACAAGCACAGCATCTCTAACGGTAGCCAGTGAAACAGCAACAAGTGTGGCAACTTCAGAAGCAGTTGAATCTTCAGTTGCACATTCAGAGGTTGCAACTACACCAGTTACAGAGACACAACCAAGCAACACAACTCCATCAGTAGTCGAAGAAAAGGCGTCTAGCACAGTAGTGACATCTTCATCAGATGCAACAACACCTTCATCAACAGTTGCTGCGGTTTCTGCTCCAGCTCATACATCAGAGGCTGCAGTAGAAGCACCAACTTCAACAGCAAGCTCAGAAACAGCTGATACACACACTGAAGTAGCCCTTAAACCTACTGAAAACAGCGCTGCTAATGCAAACCTTAGCAAACTTAATGGTCGTATCAAGTCTATTGTTGAAGATAATATGACCTCAGATCAAATCGTTGCCTTGACTGAGGAAGAAATTAAAGCACTTAATAAAGTTGACTTTAGTGATGATGCAATCAAGGGTACAGGTACTAGCTTGACTTACCGTAACTTGAAAGATATCGTTGCTAGCTTCTTGAAGCAAGACAGCAAATTGGCAGTTCCTTACTTTAAAGCAGATACAATCATCAATATGCCTGCTTTCAACACTGTTGATGCCCAAACGATGAAAAAAGAAGAAATCGACGTTTGGGATTCTTGGCCAGTCCAAGATGCTAAGTCAGGTGTAGTTAGCAACTGGAATGGTTACCAGTTGGTTATTTCAATGGCCGGTGCACCAAATAAAAATTCAAACCACATTTACTTGCTCTATAGAAAATATGGGGATAATGACTTTACTCATTGGAAAAATGCGGGTCCAATCTTTGGTTACAATGCCCTTGAAGATGACCAACAATGGTCAGGTTCAGCGACTGTTAACTCTGATGGTAGTATCCAACTTTATTACACTAAGAATGATACTAGTGGTGGTAAATTAAACTGGCAACAATTGGCTAGTGCTACACTTAACTTGGCTGTTGAAAACGACGAAGTTGTTATCAAGTCAGTTGAAAATGACCACATTCTCTTTGGTGGAGATAATTATCACTATCAAAGCTATCCTAAATTTATGAGTACTTTTGATGATGACCATAACCATGATGGTAATCCAGACCGTACGGATAACTACTGTCTTCGTGACCCACACATCATTGAAGATAACGGTAGCCGTTACCTTATTTTTGAATCAAATACAGGTGACGAAAACTACCAAGGCGAAAAACAAATTTACAAATGGTCAAACTATGGAGGAGATGACGCCTTTAACCTTAAGTCATTCCTCAATATTGTTAATAATAAACACCTTTACAACCTTGCATCATGGGCAAATGGTTCTATCGGTATCTTGAAACTTGATGATAATGAGAAAAATCCATCTGTAGCTGAACTTTACACACCGCTTGTCACTAGCCACATGGTTACTGATGAAGTAGAACGTCCAAGTGTTGTTAAGATGGGTGGCAAGTATTACCTCTTCACTGCTTCACGTATCAACAAATCTACGGATGCTGAAGGTACTGTAGCAGCGCGTGAAGCTGTCGGTGATGACGTTGTCATGCTTGGATTCGTATCAGACAGCCTCCGTGGGAAATACCGTCCACTTAACGGCTCAGGTGTGGTCTTGACAGCCTCTGTTCCAGCTGACTGGCGTACATCTACCTATTCTTACTATGCGGTTCCTGTTGAAGGATCATCAGATACTCTTTTGGTAACTTCTTACATGACTAACCGTGGTGGTATTGCTGGTGCTGAGAATAAATCGACATGGGCTCCAAGCTTCCTCATTAAGATGAATGAAGATGATACTACAGAAGTTCTTCCTAAGATGACCAACCAAGGGGACTGGATTTGGGATAAATCTAGTGAAAGCTTGGTACACGTGGCCGATCAAAACAGTGCTAAATTGCCAAATGAGGACTATAACGTAGATTATTATGCAGTGTCAGATTATGGTCTTAAACCACATACTTATCCTACAGTTGATGGTTCACCGGGCGTTTCTGAAGCTCGCGGTGTCTTAACTGTAACTGTTAAAGATGGTGAAGACAAGAAATCAGATAAATCAGAAACACCAGTAAATCCAACAGAAGGTAATCATTCTGTTGATGATAAGTCTAACAAACCAGATACACCTTCTAAACCAGCAGACAATAATCAACCATCAACTAATAAAGAAGATAAACCAGCAACGCCGACGAATCCAGATTCTCCAGTTCGTAATCCGTTCCCTTGTTTCACAGACCGCCCATCTAATGATAATAATTCATCAGATGATCATCATGTAGAGGTTCCTGCGAAACCTTCAACAGAGAGTTCTGTGGGTGACCGTCGTCCAGTAGCTCAAGCTACAGAGATTGCGTCACCAGTACCAGAGGCTATTGTAGCAACTGGACCAACTGTTTCAACGACTCCTGTTAAAGAAGAGTCTGTCACTGAAACAGAAGCTCCAAAACCAGCTAAGTCTGAAGAGGAAGTTCAGTCTCACGGAGTCGCTAAAGCTGATGAAGTAACTAAGTCTGATGAGTCAAGTAAAGACAACAATACTAAAGTTGCTGCCAAACTTGCTACGACTCCTAAGACACCAAGTGATTCAGAAGGTTCAAAGAGCAACATTCTTTCAATCTTGGCGACTATCTTTGCAGCAATTGCAAGTCTAGCTCTTCTTGGCTATGGTTTGGTCACAGGAAAGATTCATTTGCCTAAAAAATAA
- the upp gene encoding uracil phosphoribosyltransferase produces the protein MGKFQVISHPLIQHKLSILRREDTSTKDFRELVNEIAMLMGYEVSRDLPLEEVEIQTPITKTVQKQLSGKKLAIVPILRAGIGMVDGFLSLVPAAKVGHIGMYRDEETLEPVEYLVKLPEDIDQRQIFVVDPMLATGGSAILAVDSLKKRGAANIKFVCLVAAPEGVKKLQDAHPDIDIYTASLDEKLNENGYIVPGLGDAGDRLFGTK, from the coding sequence ATGGGTAAATTTCAAGTTATTTCACATCCACTGATTCAACATAAACTTTCAATCCTCCGTCGTGAGGATACTTCTACTAAGGACTTCCGTGAGCTAGTTAATGAAATTGCTATGCTCATGGGTTACGAAGTGTCTCGTGACCTTCCTCTCGAAGAGGTTGAAATTCAAACACCAATTACTAAAACTGTACAAAAACAACTTTCTGGTAAGAAATTGGCGATTGTTCCAATTCTTCGTGCGGGTATTGGTATGGTCGATGGTTTCCTTAGCCTTGTACCAGCAGCTAAAGTTGGTCATATTGGTATGTATCGTGACGAGGAAACTCTTGAGCCAGTTGAGTACTTAGTTAAATTACCAGAAGACATTGATCAACGTCAGATCTTTGTAGTAGATCCAATGCTTGCGACTGGTGGTTCAGCAATCTTGGCAGTAGACTCACTTAAAAAACGTGGTGCAGCTAATATCAAGTTTGTTTGCTTGGTTGCAGCACCAGAAGGTGTCAAAAAATTGCAAGATGCTCACCCAGATATCGATATCTACACAGCATCTTTGGATGAGAAACTTAATGAAAACGGTTATATTGTTCCAGGTCTTGGAGATGCAGGTGACCGTCTATTTGGTACAAAATAG
- a CDS encoding ATP-dependent Clp protease proteolytic subunit translates to MIPVVIEQTSRGERSYDIYSRLLKDRIIMLTGPVEDNMANSIIAQLLFLDAQDNTKDIYLYVNTPGGSVSAGLAIVDTMNFIKSDVQTIVMGMAASMGTIIASSGTKGKRFMLPNAEYMIHQPMGGTGGGTQQTDMAIAAEHLLKTRNNLEQILADNSGQPIEKVHVDAERDNWMSAQETLEYGFIDEIMANNQLK, encoded by the coding sequence ATGATTCCTGTAGTAATTGAACAAACATCACGCGGTGAGCGTTCTTATGATATTTACTCACGTTTGCTCAAGGATCGTATCATCATGTTAACAGGTCCTGTTGAAGATAATATGGCAAACTCAATTATCGCCCAACTCTTGTTCTTGGATGCTCAAGACAACACAAAAGATATCTATCTTTATGTTAATACACCAGGTGGATCAGTTTCGGCAGGTCTTGCCATTGTTGATACAATGAACTTCATCAAGTCTGATGTTCAGACTATCGTTATGGGGATGGCAGCATCTATGGGAACAATTATTGCTTCAAGCGGTACCAAAGGTAAACGTTTCATGTTGCCAAATGCAGAGTACATGATTCACCAACCAATGGGTGGTACTGGTGGTGGTACGCAACAAACAGACATGGCTATCGCAGCTGAACATTTGCTCAAAACGCGTAATAACTTGGAGCAAATCTTGGCGGATAATTCTGGACAGCCAATTGAAAAAGTTCATGTAGACGCTGAACGTGACAATTGGATGAGTGCCCAAGAAACGCTTGAATATGGCTTTATCGATGAAATCATGGCTAATAACCAATTAAAATAG
- a CDS encoding YlbF family regulator: MLIINKELLAIDQAIDCLVSYFLKLPEVENYRLKRQKFENDRELQEQLFAFQELKDSYDTAKEYEAFRPDVRELKRQVLRMKRQIDLNEVVIGYRQAEFDLQTILANLGEEIAQAVSDQIFIDSGLPLAPHKPHHKKGDTNIKEKMSHD; the protein is encoded by the coding sequence ATGTTAATAATCAATAAGGAGTTGCTTGCTATTGATCAAGCTATAGATTGTCTTGTTTCGTATTTTCTAAAGCTACCTGAGGTAGAAAATTACCGTTTGAAACGCCAGAAATTCGAAAATGACAGAGAACTTCAAGAGCAACTCTTTGCATTTCAGGAATTAAAGGATAGCTATGATACTGCTAAGGAGTACGAAGCTTTTAGACCAGATGTGAGAGAGTTGAAACGTCAGGTTTTGCGAATGAAGCGCCAAATTGATTTGAACGAGGTGGTTATTGGCTATCGTCAGGCAGAGTTCGATTTGCAGACTATTTTAGCCAATCTTGGTGAGGAGATTGCCCAAGCTGTTTCAGACCAGATTTTTATCGATTCTGGGCTACCTCTTGCCCCTCACAAACCGCATCATAAAAAGGGAGACACTAACATAAAGGAGAAAATGAGTCATGATTAA